Below is a genomic region from Burkholderia pseudomultivorans.
TTTCGCCAGCCCGCATAGCCGTCGCCAACGCGAACTCGATGGCCGGTGCCAGGTGCGGATTCATGGACGCTCGCGCGGAAGTCAGCAGCACCACTTCCTCATCGTCTTCCAGAACGCGTTCACGGTGCGGCGGGCTTTTCGGCCGAGCCACCTTACAGTCCGGGATCGTGCAGCCCCACTCCGTCCGCGCCTTGTTGATCGCTGCAAACAGGAGGTTCATCTCCCGCGCGCAGGAAGATGGCTTCACCTCTTTCAGGCGATCGTCTCGCCACGCGGCCATCATTGACGGCGATAGATCAGCCAACGGCGTCTTCGAAAAACTCTGTCGCAACCAAATGTTGATCTTCAATACCTCGATCCAGCCGCCCTTGTGGTCGTTACAAACCGTATCCCGGTAACGCCGCAGAACGTCCGCGAGGGTGTTCAGGCCGTTCGGCTTCGGCTTGGCAGGTGTTGGTATTTCCCCACGGTCGAGCGCCGCCTCAGCGGCCCGCATCCACCTTTCCGCATCCCTCTTGTTCTGGAAGGTCTTCGACTGGGTCGGACAGTTCTTACGGCGAATCT
It encodes:
- a CDS encoding tyrosine-type recombinase/integrase — encoded protein: MGAIVKRVAKNGDVTYQAKIRRKNCPTQSKTFQNKRDAERWMRAAEAALDRGEIPTPAKPKPNGLNTLADVLRRYRDTVCNDHKGGWIEVLKINIWLRQSFSKTPLADLSPSMMAAWRDDRLKEVKPSSCAREMNLLFAAINKARTEWGCTIPDCKVARPKSPPHRERVLEDDEEVVLLTSARASMNPHLAPAIEFALATAMRAGEIIGLRWVDVDRQRRVCRIREAKNGHPRDVPLSSKALAALESIERDGERVFSRLTSDTLKHLFARLTKRCELDNLRFHDLRHTAITRYARLGMNPIQLAVISGHKDIRMLARYTHLKAEELVGAMG